In Trichoplusia ni isolate ovarian cell line Hi5 chromosome 17, tn1, whole genome shotgun sequence, the DNA window GTTGTTAGAATTCATCATATTTAAGAAAGCGTATATAGAAATTAGTTCAAAACGGGCAAAATTGCGCCTAGGCATCGCTAATCAATATAAATCTTCTCTTTGTCCACAGTTCCTAACATGCCTGATGCTGTACGCATCAAGCGCACAAGCCATCATGGTGAAGTTCGGCACCAAGGACGGTCCCATCGAGCCGCCGGCGCCGGAACCGTCGCCACCGGTCCCGTTGCCGTACCGGAATCCAGCGCCCGTCTGGGAAGAACGCACTAATGATACACCTGACCCTAACGCTCAATGGTAAAATTCTTAAGCAGAATTTCTTTAAATCTATGATGTAaatttttccataattttgtGGAAAACGACTATGAAAAAGacatttttagttttcctcGATAAACTTTTAgactaattaaaaagataattctCTAAATAAGTCAAAGTCACGGTCAAGTCCTTTTTCCCGctagtttttatcaaaattcctTTTCGGAAGTTCAACTTGCTTTTgacatgtaaataatttatttttcttctcacAGGCGACTTCCCATGTTCGTACCTCAGCAAAGATACACCAACGTGATCTACAGTTCTCCCCCATCTACTCCAGTGCCACTGAACAACGCGCAACGCTTCGTCAATTCTTACCTGCCAGTCCAACCCCTCCAACCCGTACCCAATGGCAAGCCGGCCATTCTTGGCTCCCAGAGCTTGCCTGGCATTGGTCTGCGATACTTCTTCCCTGCTTTCACGAATGAGCAGAAGGTTGTCAAGCAGGACGATGCCAAGCTCAATCATTTGGAGGGTAATGTTTTGGGAGTGGCAAACCTGGACTCTGCCAGTGACTTCCAATGGAAATACGAGAAGGAAGCCACGAGACGGAACATCAGAAATTCTCGGGAAGTGAGTATGACTTAACGTCCCTTAACCATGTCAAAAAACGTAGGTAATTTTAGGTAATTTTTTactcttaattaatttaaccttGATCTTGCTCTTCGGGTTATTTGCGCATAGTAATCATATGACTcggtattataataatgtttttaacaacATGACAAAAACTTAGTGAGGTTGAAGAACTGACGCTATGAAGCATAATTATGACTTAGCGAAAATAAATACACTGGCTGTCatagtttttgttacattgtcGGTGTATAACCATTTATAAAACGTAATTACTTAGTAACATCTTGATTGTATAATAATGATTCAAGGTTTTATGCATACCTGTAGATGGTAGTAAATCTAGGTTTAGTATTcgcgtaaataaaataatgtagagaCATGTCGTGGTAGCCTTGCgattctatgcatggatttgtatgcagaAGGTGCATGATTGATTCCAGCGCAAGCAACGTACCAATgtgattttttcatattttttttaaactattgggAAATGTTGGAGGATAACTTCGTTAAAATCGCCAACCTCTTCTCGATCTGAAGA includes these proteins:
- the LOC113502425 gene encoding uncharacterized protein LOC113502425, with amino-acid sequence MRFSARLQFLTCLMLYASSAQAIMVKFGTKDGPIEPPAPEPSPPVPLPYRNPAPVWEERTNDTPDPNAQWRLPMFVPQQRYTNVIYSSPPSTPVPLNNAQRFVNSYLPVQPLQPVPNGKPAILGSQSLPGIGLRYFFPAFTNEQKVVKQDDAKLNHLEGNVLGVANLDSASDFQWKYEKEATRRNIRNSREGTVRGPVYQWPAYVPPQHR